The DNA segment GTTCTCCTGCCGCGAGCCGCGAACAGGAACGCGCCGGTACCGGCGAGGAAGAAGAATACTGGTGCGCAGAAGTGGGTGATCCAGCGTGCAAAGAAGTAGGCCAGGTCGGTTCGCGGAAGGACCTCCGGCGTGTTACGCACGTAAGAGAAGAATTCCCGCGTGTGGTCCAGCGCCATGATGACCATGACCAGGCCGCGCAGGAGGTCGACCGAGTCAAGCCGTCGTCCGGATCTTACCTGTCTTTGGGAGTCGCTTGCCGTCGCGACAGTTGTGCCCGTTGAGGTTGCCATCCTTGCCCACTCTTCCCGCTACGATAACACACCGAAGTTGGCCCAAACGCATGGGTCAACGAAGGTTCGAGCGATAGATGCGGAAGTTCTCACGCGAGTGGATCTCTTCGAGGTAATCCATCGTATCAACCACGTGAAGTTCCATCGGCGTGTTGTAGATGACGAACGCCGGGCGGGGCTGCTTCCGCAGCGATGTCTCAAAATTCGTCATCACCTCCCTCAGCACATAGTCCGGGAATGGATTGAACAGGTAGAGAAGAATCGGCTCATCCGGGAACTGGAACTGTCGCGCATCCATGCAGAGCGACGAAATGCTACGGCAGAGACGCCCGTCGACGGGAAAGCGCATAATGTTCTCCTGCGCGATTCGGTTCAGCTCCGGCTGCACTTCGACGCCGATGATTTCGCGAAACGGATACCCTGACGCAAGTAGCAGCGCCCGGCCCTTACCCGACCCGAGATCGATGAACGCGAAGTCAGAGAAGTCGGCCGGCACCTGCGCGAGAACATCGTGAAACTCGGTCGGATCCGTTGGTTGGTAGAGTCTCTCGGTAAACAGTTCGCGAAGACGAACGCGGAGCGGCAAGCGCGCCCACGTGGTATCGACTCCGAAGTCGCAGTCATAATCAATGTC comes from the Terriglobia bacterium genome and includes:
- a CDS encoding class I SAM-dependent methyltransferase yields the protein MHNVCMGSSRADSTNLPGLMLQWLRDSLRQRGAWGTVKTFGEQFGLFVRDSFPDRRRSRFGDIDYDCDFGVDTTWARLPLRVRLRELFTERLYQPTDPTEFHDVLAQVPADFSDFAFIDLGSGKGRALLLASGYPFREIIGVEVQPELNRIAQENIMRFPVDGRLCRSISSLCMDARQFQFPDEPILLYLFNPFPDYVLREVMTNFETSLRKQPRPAFVIYNTPMELHVVDTMDYLEEIHSRENFRIYRSNLR